The following are encoded in a window of Bacillota bacterium genomic DNA:
- a CDS encoding flagellar hook-basal body protein, whose product MKVLRGAYAAASGMVHHDQWQAAKANNLANASTPGFKREVVCGLSFSQALAGARGEVIGRAGTGLATAESYIDLSPGPIVETGLELDFAIEGPGFFSVETTAGVRYTRAGNFKMDAEGYLLTAGGRRVLGYDGPVRLPQGTVRIEALEDGSIKFIEADGDETTTGRFLIQSPAGPGALVKVGEGLFEATGPDAMVEAGAECRVIQYSLEQSNVNVVTEMVEMLAGYRVFEAAQRAILAQDACLEKAVNEVGRVM is encoded by the coding sequence GTGAAGGTGCTGCGCGGGGCTTACGCCGCCGCCTCAGGGATGGTCCACCACGACCAGTGGCAGGCGGCGAAGGCAAACAACCTTGCCAACGCGTCCACCCCCGGGTTCAAGCGGGAAGTAGTCTGCGGGCTCTCGTTCTCCCAGGCGCTCGCGGGCGCAAGGGGGGAGGTGATCGGAAGGGCTGGCACGGGACTCGCAACCGCAGAATCCTATATCGACTTGTCCCCTGGCCCGATCGTCGAGACCGGGTTGGAGCTGGATTTCGCCATCGAAGGCCCTGGCTTCTTCTCAGTGGAGACAACGGCCGGTGTGAGGTACACGCGGGCAGGCAACTTCAAGATGGACGCCGAGGGGTACCTTCTGACGGCTGGGGGCCGCCGAGTACTGGGATATGACGGGCCGGTTCGGTTGCCGCAGGGGACAGTCAGGATCGAAGCGCTCGAGGACGGTAGTATCAAGTTTATCGAGGCTGATGGGGACGAGACGACCACGGGGAGGTTTCTGATCCAGTCGCCTGCTGGTCCCGGGGCCCTCGTGAAGGTGGGGGAGGGTCTCTTTGAGGCCACCGGGCCGGACGCCATGGTGGAAGCCGGGGCGGAGTGTCGGGTCATTCAATACTCGCTTGAGCAGTCCAATGTCAACGTGGTCACCGAGATGGTGGAGATGCTGGCGGGGTACCGGGTGTTCGAGGCAGCGCAACGCGCCATACTTGCCCAGGACGCGTGTCTTGAGAAAGCAGTCAATGAGGTCGGCAGGGTGATGTAG
- the flgG gene encoding flagellar basal-body rod protein FlgG has protein sequence MMRALWSAATGMLAKQLDMDVISNNLANLNSAGFKKSRVDFQDLMYQTYRSAGSTVAQGSKLPAGIQVGLGTRAAAIQKIFSQGDFIQTENPLDLVIEGDGFFQILMSDGSTAYTRNGAFKVDADGRIVTSDGFLLEPEISIPTDSVSISIGTDGTISVLVAGDDEPKDIGKIELARFLNPAGLAALGRNLFRATAASGEATIGTPGLSGMGTIAQGFLEMSNVKVVEEMVNMIIAQRAYEVNSKAIQTSDEMLATANNLRR, from the coding sequence ATGATGAGGGCGCTTTGGAGCGCGGCCACCGGGATGCTCGCGAAACAGTTGGACATGGACGTAATCTCCAACAACCTCGCGAACCTCAACAGCGCGGGATTCAAGAAGAGCAGGGTGGATTTCCAGGACCTGATGTACCAGACCTACCGGAGTGCCGGAAGCACTGTGGCGCAGGGATCGAAGCTTCCGGCAGGGATACAAGTTGGACTGGGCACCAGGGCCGCGGCTATTCAGAAGATCTTCTCCCAGGGCGATTTCATTCAGACGGAGAACCCACTGGACCTCGTGATCGAGGGCGACGGTTTCTTCCAGATCCTGATGTCCGACGGCTCCACCGCCTACACAAGGAACGGGGCATTCAAGGTGGACGCAGACGGCAGGATCGTCACATCCGACGGGTTCCTTCTTGAGCCCGAAATCAGCATCCCAACTGACTCCGTGAGCATCTCAATCGGGACCGATGGCACGATATCCGTTCTCGTCGCCGGGGACGATGAGCCCAAGGACATCGGCAAGATTGAGCTTGCCCGGTTCCTCAATCCTGCGGGCCTGGCTGCGCTGGGACGCAACCTCTTCAGGGCCACTGCCGCATCTGGCGAGGCCACCATAGGCACCCCGGGCCTTTCCGGCATGGGCACCATTGCCCAGGGATTTCTCGAGATGTCCAACGTGAAAGTAGTAGAGGAAATGGTGAACATGATCATCGCCCAGAGGGCCTACGAGGTGAACTCCAAGGCGATCCAGACTTCAGACGAGATGCTCGCGACCGCGAACAACCTCAGACGGTAG
- the flgA gene encoding flagellar basal body P-ring formation chaperone FlgA has product MSRRFLYLSCVFAAIAWVLALTAFQGSACGAEARGLSYNTGIAAGPSQPGSEMTIELVSPSSVVGPRVFLRDVAMFNISDPVLLETLGGVDIGPAPLPGKERVLTLGQIQVRMRQRKIDPAAFAYVGPSRVVVQAVGIRVPAAQIEAAAVQAVCQALPQGVFLDSVSVARSEGDLVLAGLDPGAAQVITLVAAVADNGLSSGLVKVDTRVILDGAELKTTSVWLRVSVSRDVLVAVKWTPMGASLGSDDVRVERRPAPDLSTRVIPASPESVAGMRTRRAIPQGAVLLEDDIEPVPPLLGQAQVTLLANSRGIKVSVPAVALEDGWPGRVIRVRNTISGLEVMAVVSDAETVIAILDERGD; this is encoded by the coding sequence ATGAGCAGGCGATTTCTGTATCTGTCCTGTGTTTTCGCGGCGATCGCGTGGGTCCTGGCCCTCACGGCTTTTCAAGGTTCGGCATGCGGTGCGGAAGCCCGTGGCCTGTCCTACAACACCGGGATCGCTGCCGGCCCCAGCCAACCTGGGTCGGAGATGACGATCGAGCTTGTGAGCCCGTCATCTGTAGTGGGCCCCAGGGTATTTCTTCGCGATGTCGCAATGTTCAACATCTCCGACCCAGTGCTCTTGGAGACCCTTGGAGGCGTGGACATCGGCCCCGCACCCCTGCCTGGCAAGGAGAGGGTACTCACCCTTGGCCAGATCCAGGTCCGGATGAGGCAACGCAAGATAGACCCGGCGGCTTTTGCGTATGTGGGTCCGAGCCGGGTGGTGGTCCAGGCGGTGGGGATCCGTGTGCCAGCAGCGCAGATAGAGGCTGCAGCCGTCCAGGCAGTCTGCCAGGCTCTGCCCCAGGGGGTCTTCCTGGACTCGGTGTCTGTGGCACGGTCCGAAGGAGACCTGGTACTGGCGGGGTTGGATCCCGGAGCGGCCCAGGTAATCACGTTGGTCGCCGCTGTTGCAGACAATGGACTCTCGAGCGGACTCGTGAAAGTGGACACCCGGGTGATCTTGGATGGGGCCGAACTCAAGACGACTTCGGTCTGGCTCCGAGTCTCCGTTTCCAGGGACGTGCTGGTCGCCGTGAAGTGGACGCCCATGGGCGCCTCATTGGGCAGCGATGATGTCAGAGTTGAGCGCCGGCCGGCGCCGGACCTCTCAACGAGAGTGATCCCAGCAAGCCCTGAGAGTGTGGCCGGGATGCGAACACGGCGAGCGATCCCTCAGGGGGCGGTTCTGCTTGAGGATGACATCGAACCGGTTCCGCCTCTCTTGGGGCAGGCCCAGGTGACACTCCTGGCTAACTCGCGCGGAATCAAAGTGAGTGTACCTGCGGTTGCCCTCGAGGACGGATGGCCGGGCCGGGTGATTCGGGTCCGCAACACAATCTCCGGCCTGGAAGTAATGGCGGTTGTCTCGGATGCTGAGACGGTGATTGCGATCCTCGATGAACGGGGGGACTGA